The genomic DNA GTTCTCTGTAGCGTGCTTGAGTGCGAAGGCGAGGCCGCTGAGCGTCTTCCCGCCACCCGTCGGCACGGTGAGGCGGTAGAGGCCCGGTTTCCCGCTCGCCGTCTTCAGGCACTCCTCGTAAACCTCGTCGCGCACCTGCCGGACGTGGGGCGCCGGCACCTTGCCTTCCCGCATCTGCTTTTCAAGAAGACGTTCGCGGCCTCCCCCGAAGCGGCTCCAGAGTTGCTCTACCGTCAGCGGCTGTTCTCTTGCCTCGGGACGCTCCTGACCGAAATGCCGCTCCGTGTCCAGAAAATCGGCATCCACGAGGGCGGAAGTGACCATCCGGGTGAAGAACTCCTGGCGGAAGGCGTCGGAGGGGACCTGTTCGGGGGGGGACGGCACCTGGAGCCCAAAGGTTGGGATGGCTTCGGCGATGGTTTTCAGCCATCTCCCACGCTCGGACTCACTGAGAATCTTCTGCTCTCCCTCGCTGTCATCTTCAAGGCCAGCGTGGTGCCCCAGCACAGGCAGGATGAATGTGGACCGCTGAGGATGCTGGGAAAGCAGGTTTTGGAGATGAGCCGCGCCCCAAATGGCATGGGGTGGACCCTTACGCCCCAATTCTTTGCCCTCTTCCTCCGCTTGCTTTGCGTCCCGCAGGTACTGCTGAAAGTCAGGATTGTACTTCCCGAGGTCGTGCCACAGCCCCAGCATGTAGGCGAGATTCCCAGCCCCAAACGCCTCCGCGTACCCCTTGGCACGCGCCGCCGTATCCAGTAGATGCCGCCTCAAATCGTGAGGTTTGCCGTTACTGCCCTTGCTTGGGGTATGCGCCCAGAACTCCTCAGTCCACTCCACTGCGTTCCTCCACTTTTTCCTTCAGCGTCTGCCACCGGGGATTCTCCCGGCTGGGGCTGTGCCCCATGAACACCGGGCTCAAGCGGCGCCCCCCGTCGGGAACCCCATCGGCTCGGCCTCGGCGTTCTCGGCGGCCAGGCGCAGTTCGCGTTGCCAGTAGGCGCGCAGTTCGGGCGGGCCGAGGACCTGCACGCGCGGCCCCCAACTGAGAATCCAGGCGAGGACCTCGCGCGGGAGGCCGCTGGCGTCCACGGGCGCCTCCAGCGAGGTGTCGATGGTGCCGTCGGGGTTGAGGAACGGCTCGCTGAGGTGCGCGTAGCCGCCCTCCAGGATGCGGTAGGCCGCGTCGTGGCGAAAGCGCAGGTGGACGGTCATCGTGGGGTTGCCCTGCGAGCCCACCACCCCCCAGGCGCCGTGCAGGAACTCGGTGGGGTCGAAGGACTCGGGAATGGTGTACTGCTGCTCGTGCAGCACCTGCAGCGCCCTCATGCGCGAAAGTTTGAAGGTGCGGACGGCGTGGTGGTACGTCGTCTCGCGCCCGATGAGGTACAGGTCGAGATTGGCGGGGTGCGCCTCGATGAGGTAGATCTCGATGATGTTCGTGCGGCGCTGGCCGCTGCCGCCGGGCTTGACGTACTCGAAGCGCAGGGGGTGGCCGCCCGTCCAGGCGGCGCAGGCGTGTTCCAGGTTGATGTCCTCGCGCGAGCGCCGCTTGCCGAGGTCCCCCATGCCCCGGCCCACCACCCCCTGCACCCGCTCGGGCAGCCAGGACGTGAGCTGGTGCAGCGCCGCCTGGTGGTGCAGGCGGTGGCCCGGCGCGCGGTGGTACATCAGCCGGGCCGCCGAATGCAGGGCGAGGAGGGTGACGGGGTGCAGGGTCGTGCGGTGCGTCCGCAGGGTGTAACGCGGCGGGCGGCCGGGGAGGCGCTGGAAGTCGTCGGGCTCCAGGCGTTCGAGGTCGAGCAGGTCGCGCTGGAGGGCCCGCTCGATGCCCGCCCAGCCCTCGCCGCCCACGCTCGCCGCGGGAAAGAGCTTGCTCGCCAGGTCGCGGACGGTCAGGTGCCCCTCGCGCAGCAGCCGCGCGATGCGGAAGAGTCGTTCGGCCTTGCCGAGGTCTGCCGGTGCCATGCCCCCAGGGTGCAATCCGGGTGTCGCGGGGTTGTCGCGGGTTTTTCCTCGCGCGTCACTCAGCCCGTTTCCATGAGTGGGGCCTTGTCAACCCGCCAGTCGTTCACCCAGCGGTCGGTTCGGCCCTCGCAGAAGAGGTCGGCGCGCTCGGGGGGCGGGAGGTGGAGGCGCCACTCGACCTCAGCCGAGAGGCCGATCATGCCCCCCTCCGTGACCACGGATTCAGGCCAGCCCAGCACCTCGCGCAGGGCGCCGACCGCGCGGCTGAGTTCCTTGCGGCGCGCGTTCTCGTCGCGGCCGGGGAGGTCGAGGGCGTCCTGCACGCGCTCGCGGCTCAGGCGCCCCCCCTCCGAGACGAGGAGGACGAGCAGAGTAGCCTCGGGCCGGTTGGGACGGAGGGGCAGGGTCTCGCCGTGCAGGGTCACGGTGACGGGGCCCTCCGCGTTCACCCGGGCGACCGGGGGCGGCGGCGCGAGGGGCAGCACGTCCACCAGGGCGAAGAGGGCCGGGAAGAGGCGGGCCATCTCCCCTACCCAGACGGGGCGCATGTCCAGGGCGAGCAGGGCGGCGCGGGCGGCTTCGAGGTCACCCTGACGGCGCGACAGCTCCGCGCGCACGACCTCGGCGAGGCGGCGGTCGTCCCGGGTCAGGTTCCCCGCGCGGCCCAGGGCCTCCCGCGCCCCGGCCTCGTCGCCGAGCAGGAGGCGGACGGCGGCCACGTGCGCGAAGACCGGGTGACTTCCGGCGTCCGGGTCGAGCATCCCCGCCTGGCCCGCCGCG from Deinococcus aerius includes the following:
- a CDS encoding helix-turn-helix transcriptional regulator: MAPADLGKAERLFRIARLLREGHLTVRDLASKLFPAASVGGEGWAGIERALQRDLLDLERLEPDDFQRLPGRPPRYTLRTHRTTLHPVTLLALHSAARLMYHRAPGHRLHHQAALHQLTSWLPERVQGVVGRGMGDLGKRRSREDINLEHACAAWTGGHPLRFEYVKPGGSGQRRTNIIEIYLIEAHPANLDLYLIGRETTYHHAVRTFKLSRMRALQVLHEQQYTIPESFDPTEFLHGAWGVVGSQGNPTMTVHLRFRHDAAYRILEGGYAHLSEPFLNPDGTIDTSLEAPVDASGLPREVLAWILSWGPRVQVLGPPELRAYWQRELRLAAENAEAEPMGFPTGGAA